From Selenomonas sp. AB3002, one genomic window encodes:
- a CDS encoding PTS mannitol transporter subunit IICBA, whose amino-acid sequence MSANAATAASGGFQEAMQKFGRFLSGMVLPNIGAFIAWGLLTALFIPTGWLPNEYLAQVGGPMSKWLIPLLLGYSGGAAVYGHRGGVLGAIATSGVIAGADIPMFLGAMIMGPLGGFVIKKFDAFIEDKIPTGFEMLVNNFSAGIIGGILSVLAFVAVGPVVLAANGVLRAGVEGIVGVGLLPLASIIIEPAKILFLNNAINHGVLSPLGIQQAEEFGKSMFFLLEANPGPGLGILLAYWFFGKGAAKESTPGAIIIHFLGGIHEIYFPYVLMKPVLLLAVIAGGMAGVFTLNLLGGGLIAPSSPGSILAVLAMTPKGAFLANIADVIVSTCVSCAVASVFVKASAEEGAEELEKAQAEMKSMKNRGKVVPQPQIVGSELRTIVYACDAGMGSSALGAASLRKKLKKAGVEGITVANFAIGNIPKDAQIVVTHEKLAERAREDAPQAEHILVSNFTQNDVFEQIMARLQGGAVQTAEASLLELKDVKLGLKSVSKEEAIRSAGEALVAAGCVDHDYVEGMLRREEDISTYVGKGIAIPHGENAVKESIHRSGIVVQQYPEGVKFGKDTAHIIVGIAGKDNDHLSILAGIASTMDECSDEELEELYTTDDPEKLYSMFVTT is encoded by the coding sequence ATGAGCGCAAACGCAGCAACGGCTGCCAGCGGCGGCTTTCAGGAAGCCATGCAGAAATTCGGACGTTTCCTGTCCGGCATGGTGCTGCCCAATATCGGTGCCTTCATAGCCTGGGGCCTGCTCACGGCCCTCTTCATTCCCACGGGCTGGCTGCCCAATGAATACCTGGCCCAGGTGGGCGGGCCCATGAGCAAGTGGCTCATCCCCCTGCTGCTGGGCTACAGCGGCGGCGCGGCTGTCTACGGCCATCGCGGCGGCGTGCTGGGGGCCATTGCCACCTCCGGTGTCATCGCTGGCGCAGACATTCCCATGTTCCTGGGAGCCATGATCATGGGCCCGCTGGGAGGTTTTGTCATCAAGAAGTTTGATGCTTTCATTGAGGACAAGATTCCCACAGGCTTTGAGATGCTGGTGAACAATTTCTCCGCCGGCATCATCGGCGGCATTCTTTCAGTGCTGGCTTTCGTAGCCGTAGGCCCTGTGGTGCTGGCTGCCAATGGCGTGCTCCGGGCAGGGGTTGAGGGCATTGTGGGCGTAGGCCTGCTGCCCTTGGCCTCCATCATCATCGAGCCTGCCAAGATCCTCTTCCTGAACAACGCCATCAACCACGGGGTGCTGAGCCCCTTGGGCATCCAGCAGGCTGAGGAATTCGGCAAGTCCATGTTCTTCCTGCTGGAAGCAAATCCCGGCCCCGGTCTGGGCATTCTCCTGGCTTACTGGTTCTTCGGCAAGGGCGCAGCCAAGGAATCCACTCCCGGCGCCATCATCATCCACTTCCTGGGAGGCATCCATGAGATTTACTTCCCCTATGTGCTCATGAAGCCCGTGCTGCTGCTGGCTGTCATCGCCGGCGGCATGGCAGGTGTCTTCACTCTGAATCTCCTGGGAGGCGGCCTCATTGCTCCCTCCTCTCCCGGTTCCATTCTGGCAGTTCTGGCCATGACTCCGAAAGGCGCTTTCCTGGCCAATATAGCTGATGTTATCGTTTCCACCTGCGTTTCCTGCGCTGTGGCTTCCGTCTTCGTGAAGGCTTCTGCTGAGGAAGGGGCCGAGGAGCTGGAAAAGGCTCAGGCTGAGATGAAGAGCATGAAGAATCGTGGCAAGGTTGTTCCCCAGCCACAGATTGTGGGCAGCGAGCTTCGCACCATCGTCTACGCCTGCGATGCAGGCATGGGCTCCAGCGCCTTGGGGGCCGCTTCCCTGCGCAAGAAGCTGAAGAAGGCTGGCGTAGAGGGCATCACCGTGGCCAACTTCGCCATCGGGAATATCCCCAAGGATGCCCAGATTGTGGTTACTCATGAGAAATTGGCTGAGCGTGCCCGTGAGGACGCACCTCAGGCCGAGCATATCCTGGTGAGCAACTTCACCCAGAACGATGTCTTCGAACAGATTATGGCCCGCCTGCAGGGGGGCGCTGTGCAGACGGCTGAGGCCAGCCTGTTGGAACTGAAAGATGTGAAGCTGGGCCTCAAGAGCGTCAGCAAGGAAGAGGCTATCCGCTCCGCAGGCGAAGCTCTGGTAGCTGCAGGCTGTGTGGACCATGACTATGTAGAGGGCATGCTCCGCCGTGAGGAGGACATCAGCACCTATGTAGGCAAGGGCATCGCCATCCCCCACGGCGAGAACGCTGTGAAGGAATCCATCCACCGCTCCGGCATCGTGGTGCAGCAGTATCCTGAGGGCGTGAAGTTCGGCAAGGATACAGCTCACATCATCGTGGGCATCGCCGGCAAGGACAATGACCATCTCTCCATCCTGGCAGGCATCGCCTCCACCATGGACGAGTGCAGCGATGAAGAACTGGAAGAGCTCTACACTACTGATGATCCGGAGAAGCTCTACAGCATGTTCGTTACTACCTGA
- a CDS encoding helix-turn-helix transcriptional regulator has translation MEPTVDEKKAMVGLNIGYYRRSRNMTQAELAEQIEVSSNFLSQVERGLKHLSMDKFFKVAEILKIDERLLLDFSRKQDFV, from the coding sequence ATGGAGCCAACTGTTGACGAGAAGAAAGCTATGGTAGGGCTGAATATAGGCTACTATCGTAGGTCTCGTAACATGACGCAGGCTGAACTGGCGGAGCAGATAGAGGTTAGCAGCAATTTCTTATCTCAGGTTGAGCGTGGATTGAAGCATCTTTCTATGGACAAATTCTTCAAGGTAGCAGAGATTTTGAAGATTGATGAGCGATTACTGCTGGATTTCAGTAGGAAGCAGGATTTTGTTTGA
- a CDS encoding diguanylate cyclase produces MKQMPYLIHEEADYLAMQWEVRVALGEMEVSQLLISVFGTERDEESTEVIMRRLHRDFPNAEILACMAAEAVMEGSVACDGILVGFSAFESAQVEILGMPADKMTPKEMGQKLLARLDEIEHPKAVWVLLSDVTLDITDFLAEASKCSPEIKFFGGISDEGRMGTKGKFFLTDGSFSSGLALVIYSGENLHVDTFYSFGWRPLGRAMTITKLETPYIVQEIDRRPAVEVYEKYLDIHNSDNLFWDALTFPICAQRDGEMMARHPRSARSDGALVFGADFRLGEQVRLTYGDPEGIIKYARVLRKEIQAFQPQGIFIISCVARWLLLQHDVAFELEACRGVAPDFGFYGYGEFVRKGKELVLANMNLAVVCLREGEAGEPREYEELGEERQLTSQTSIMRHLVYFVNAMSYETEKTTARLKNLATTDWFTNLMNRNEMEKAIKKGLSYVQSSGQQLAVIMLDMDDFKALNDKYGHDVGDQILQQVAAILRSKMRKVDSPGRWGGDEFFAILIGTTVEKAYALAEEIRQEISSLEIVAGGEKLTVSLGLTVSGQEDDETDVFKRADKALHMAKRKKGKDCTTALDETGLKWVPKKKAAKKEAGAEDKPKKAGRKETARKNKDA; encoded by the coding sequence ATGAAACAAATGCCATATCTTATACATGAGGAAGCTGATTATCTGGCCATGCAGTGGGAAGTTCGGGTGGCCCTGGGGGAGATGGAGGTCAGCCAGCTGCTCATCTCCGTCTTTGGCACGGAGCGTGATGAGGAGAGCACGGAAGTCATCATGCGGCGGCTTCACAGGGATTTTCCCAATGCGGAAATCCTGGCCTGCATGGCGGCGGAAGCGGTGATGGAGGGCAGCGTGGCCTGTGACGGGATTCTCGTGGGCTTTTCTGCTTTTGAAAGTGCCCAGGTGGAAATCCTGGGGATGCCCGCAGATAAAATGACGCCCAAGGAAATGGGACAGAAGCTGCTTGCCCGACTGGATGAGATAGAGCACCCCAAGGCCGTGTGGGTGCTGCTTTCCGATGTGACCCTGGATATCACTGATTTTCTGGCAGAGGCCAGCAAGTGCAGCCCGGAAATCAAGTTTTTCGGCGGGATTTCCGATGAGGGGCGGATGGGTACCAAGGGAAAGTTTTTCCTGACGGATGGCTCTTTTTCTTCGGGGCTGGCCCTGGTGATATACTCCGGCGAGAACCTGCATGTGGATACTTTCTACAGTTTCGGCTGGCGTCCTTTGGGACGGGCCATGACCATCACGAAACTGGAGACGCCCTATATTGTGCAGGAAATAGACCGGCGGCCTGCCGTGGAGGTCTATGAGAAATATCTGGATATCCACAATAGCGATAATCTCTTCTGGGATGCCCTTACTTTCCCCATCTGTGCCCAGCGTGACGGGGAAATGATGGCCCGGCATCCCCGCAGTGCCCGGAGCGATGGTGCTTTGGTTTTTGGTGCGGATTTCCGCCTGGGGGAGCAGGTGCGCCTGACTTATGGCGATCCGGAGGGCATCATCAAGTATGCCCGGGTTCTGAGAAAGGAAATCCAGGCTTTCCAGCCCCAGGGCATCTTCATTATTTCCTGTGTGGCCCGCTGGCTGCTGCTGCAGCATGATGTGGCCTTTGAGCTGGAAGCCTGCCGGGGTGTGGCACCAGACTTTGGCTTCTATGGCTATGGAGAATTCGTGCGCAAGGGCAAGGAACTGGTGCTGGCCAATATGAATCTGGCTGTTGTATGCCTACGTGAAGGTGAGGCTGGAGAGCCCCGGGAGTATGAGGAGCTGGGAGAGGAACGCCAGCTCACCAGCCAAACCAGCATCATGCGTCATTTGGTGTATTTCGTCAATGCCATGTCCTATGAGACAGAGAAGACCACGGCGCGGCTGAAGAATCTTGCCACTACCGACTGGTTCACCAATCTCATGAACAGGAATGAGATGGAAAAGGCCATCAAGAAAGGCCTGTCCTATGTCCAGTCCTCTGGCCAGCAGCTGGCTGTCATCATGCTGGATATGGATGATTTCAAGGCCCTCAACGATAAATATGGGCATGACGTGGGAGATCAGATCCTGCAGCAGGTGGCTGCCATTCTCCGCTCCAAGATGAGGAAGGTAGACAGTCCAGGCCGCTGGGGCGGCGATGAGTTCTTCGCCATCCTCATTGGCACCACGGTGGAAAAGGCCTATGCCCTGGCTGAGGAAATCAGGCAGGAGATAAGCAGCCTGGAGATTGTCGCCGGGGGTGAAAAACTCACTGTCAGCCTGGGGCTGACGGTGTCCGGCCAGGAGGATGATGAGACAGATGTCTTCAAGCGGGCAGACAAGGCCCTCCATATGGCCAAGCGCAAGAAGGGCAAGGACTGCACGACGGCCTTGGACGAAACGGGGCTGAAGTGGGTGCCAAAGAAGAAGGCTGCCAAAAAGGAGGCCGGGGCGGAAGACAAGCCCAAGAAAGCAGGCCGGAAGGAGACAGCAAGAAAGAACAAAGATGCATGA
- a CDS encoding serine/threonine-protein kinase: MERWELALGSLYEPVDKLETSGGSANWLIYDKLGKRVCLLKQRGLAAKAVYEKLKDMKNPHLPEIYRLVELDGKLWVIEEYIEGSTLAEKLEQERCLEEKLALYILKELCTCLGHLHDAEIIHRDIKPANIMLTKTGQVKLIDFGIARQTKEGGARDTESLGTKGYAPPEQYGFGQTDARSDIYSLGVTLQRMLGKDYRGVLKGIIARCTALDPADRYGCVEEIMADLSRRQRGRALQRKTAAAALVLAILLPIFWWQQQSAEKMLPVQEVVVMEDGQKEDEAAQPVTADRPYLPEPEPLAKEPENPVANDSPAEHPKEKDPPSFTYPFLQRSQCTFYLNGSPFEEGLGIPASIWQNWAGNEESRTFPDEWTLNLHIENESAADFVSPRLEITYDREVASQTLPTIPSGVARDIAIPLGGRNIRGRFCNMGVRLEDAGGTSMYWNFQFYLER, encoded by the coding sequence ATGGAAAGATGGGAGCTGGCTTTAGGCAGCCTTTACGAACCAGTGGACAAGTTGGAAACCAGTGGGGGCAGTGCCAACTGGCTTATATATGATAAGCTTGGCAAGCGTGTCTGCCTGCTGAAGCAAAGAGGGCTGGCTGCCAAAGCTGTCTACGAAAAGCTGAAGGACATGAAAAATCCCCACCTGCCGGAAATCTACCGTTTGGTGGAACTGGATGGGAAGCTTTGGGTCATAGAGGAATATATTGAGGGAAGCACGCTGGCTGAGAAACTGGAGCAGGAACGCTGCCTGGAGGAAAAGCTGGCCCTGTATATACTGAAAGAGCTGTGTACCTGCTTGGGCCATTTGCATGATGCAGAGATCATTCACAGGGATATCAAGCCTGCCAATATCATGCTGACGAAAACCGGGCAGGTAAAGCTCATCGACTTCGGCATTGCCCGCCAGACGAAGGAAGGCGGCGCCAGAGATACAGAATCTCTGGGCACCAAAGGCTATGCGCCGCCGGAGCAGTATGGCTTCGGGCAGACAGATGCCAGAAGCGACATCTATTCTCTGGGGGTGACCCTGCAGAGGATGCTGGGCAAGGATTACCGGGGAGTGCTAAAAGGAATAATCGCCAGATGCACGGCCCTTGATCCTGCTGACCGTTATGGCTGCGTAGAGGAAATAATGGCAGATCTGAGCCGCAGGCAGAGGGGCAGGGCACTGCAGCGAAAGACAGCAGCGGCAGCTCTGGTATTGGCAATTCTGCTGCCGATATTTTGGTGGCAGCAGCAGTCTGCTGAGAAAATGCTGCCTGTGCAGGAGGTCGTTGTGATGGAAGACGGGCAGAAAGAAGATGAAGCAGCGCAGCCTGTCACAGCAGACAGGCCTTATCTGCCGGAGCCAGAGCCGTTGGCAAAGGAACCAGAGAATCCGGTGGCAAATGATAGTCCTGCCGAACATCCAAAGGAAAAAGACCCGCCATCTTTCACCTACCCCTTCCTGCAGAGATCACAATGCACCTTCTACCTGAACGGCAGTCCTTTTGAAGAAGGACTTGGCATACCAGCATCCATCTGGCAAAATTGGGCAGGCAATGAGGAGAGCAGAACTTTCCCTGATGAATGGACGCTCAACCTGCACATAGAGAACGAATCCGCTGCAGATTTTGTTTCCCCAAGATTGGAAATAACTTACGATAGAGAGGTCGCCAGCCAGACGCTCCCTACTATCCCTTCCGGCGTAGCCCGTGATATCGCCATTCCTCTGGGAGGTAGAAACATTCGCGGCAGGTTCTGCAATATGGGAGTGCGGCTGGAGGATGCCGGGGGAACGTCTATGTACTGGAATTTCCAGTTTTATTTGGAGAGGTGA
- a CDS encoding HAD family hydrolase: protein MKRYSLYLFDFDLTLVDTRDVIVKCFHKTMESMGFPRNNNKALARLIGLPMKEAVGIALNTQDEELIDRFCQIYTGIADKYMTAGTHFYPESLPALSKLKAQGAKVGIVSSKTASRIEERLKLSQCEDLIDHVIGCHEVAAHKPDPEGLLKALAYFGVPKEDTLYTGDHLVDAKAAQAAGVDFAAVLTGNTNSYAFQGLPHRVIVPHVGYIPHILRK, encoded by the coding sequence ATGAAAAGATATTCCCTCTACCTCTTTGACTTCGACCTGACCCTGGTGGATACCAGAGACGTCATCGTCAAATGCTTCCACAAGACCATGGAAAGCATGGGATTTCCCAGGAACAATAACAAGGCACTGGCCAGGCTCATTGGCCTGCCTATGAAAGAAGCCGTGGGCATCGCTCTTAACACTCAGGACGAAGAGCTGATTGACCGCTTCTGCCAGATTTATACCGGCATTGCCGACAAATACATGACTGCCGGCACCCACTTTTATCCTGAGTCCCTGCCCGCCCTCAGTAAACTGAAAGCGCAGGGGGCAAAAGTCGGCATTGTGTCCAGCAAGACTGCCAGCCGCATTGAAGAAAGGCTCAAACTCTCCCAATGCGAAGACCTGATTGACCATGTGATAGGCTGTCATGAGGTGGCTGCCCACAAGCCAGACCCAGAGGGGCTGCTGAAGGCTCTGGCATATTTCGGCGTGCCCAAGGAAGACACCCTCTACACGGGGGACCATCTGGTGGATGCCAAGGCCGCCCAGGCGGCAGGGGTGGATTTTGCGGCGGTGCTGACGGGAAATACCAACAGTTATGCGTTCCAGGGACTGCCCCACAGGGTTATTGTGCCCCATGTGGGATATATTCCCCATATTCTCAGAAAATAA
- a CDS encoding mannitol-1-phosphate 5-dehydrogenase, with translation MKKAVHFGAGNIGRGFIGELLVRSGYEVAFVDVNKELVDLINEKKSYNIEVVGEEPKKIHVEHVRAINSNEHPEELFQAIAEADIVTTAIGPNILKFIAPNIAKGLAERLKTNKQPLNIIACENMVGGSTVLKGFVYEHLPEDLKAEVEDFIGFPDAAVDRIVPLQKNEEPLLVKVEPYAEWDVNAKGAKGELPRIEGLTWVDNLEAYIERKLFTVNTGHASIAYLAYRKGITDIYSAMQDEEIVEQARKVWAETGSLLVQKFGFDPKKHAEYVATTERRFHNPHLSDAVTRVARGPKRKLGRKDRLVSPALQLMSEGRKPSALADVIGAALHFDYQEDKEACEVQETIQSEGLHKAIIKLTEIPEDSELLRLVENKAAGF, from the coding sequence ATGAAGAAAGCAGTGCATTTTGGGGCAGGAAATATTGGCCGCGGTTTTATCGGTGAGCTTTTGGTGCGCTCCGGCTATGAAGTGGCCTTTGTAGATGTGAACAAGGAACTGGTAGACCTTATCAACGAGAAAAAATCTTATAATATTGAAGTGGTAGGGGAGGAGCCCAAGAAAATCCATGTGGAGCATGTCCGGGCCATCAACAGCAATGAGCACCCGGAGGAGCTTTTCCAGGCTATTGCCGAAGCGGATATCGTCACCACCGCCATTGGCCCCAATATCCTCAAGTTCATTGCGCCCAACATTGCCAAGGGCCTTGCTGAAAGGCTTAAAACTAACAAGCAGCCTCTGAACATCATCGCCTGCGAGAACATGGTGGGGGGCTCCACGGTGCTGAAGGGCTTTGTCTATGAGCATCTGCCTGAGGATCTGAAGGCAGAGGTGGAGGATTTCATTGGCTTCCCGGATGCTGCCGTGGACCGCATCGTGCCTTTGCAGAAAAATGAGGAGCCCCTGCTGGTGAAGGTGGAGCCCTATGCGGAGTGGGATGTGAACGCCAAGGGGGCCAAGGGAGAGTTGCCCCGGATTGAGGGACTGACCTGGGTGGACAACCTTGAGGCCTATATCGAGCGCAAACTCTTTACTGTCAACACCGGTCATGCCTCTATTGCCTATCTGGCCTACCGCAAGGGCATCACGGACATCTACAGCGCCATGCAGGATGAGGAAATCGTGGAGCAGGCCAGGAAGGTCTGGGCAGAGACAGGGAGCCTCTTGGTGCAGAAGTTCGGCTTCGACCCCAAGAAGCATGCTGAGTACGTGGCAACCACGGAGCGCCGTTTCCACAACCCTCATCTCTCCGACGCCGTCACAAGAGTGGCAAGAGGCCCCAAGCGCAAGCTGGGCAGGAAAGACCGTCTGGTAAGCCCCGCCCTGCAGCTTATGTCTGAAGGGCGCAAACCCAGCGCTCTGGCTGATGTCATCGGTGCCGCCTTGCACTTTGACTATCAGGAAGATAAAGAAGCCTGCGAGGTGCAGGAAACCATTCAGAGCGAAGGCCTTCACAAGGCCATTATCAAGCTCACGGAAATCCCCGAGGATTCGGAACTTTTGAGGCTGGTGGAGAACAAAGCAGCAGGATTTTAA
- a CDS encoding PRD domain-containing protein, with amino-acid sequence MIAIKERTASILSLLAEAKAYLPVGEVADRLRVSAKTVTRDLPEAEEFLASFSRNLRLEKKKGAGLRLEGSPEALEELLAKLGKVKNHNYTPEERLAIIVSRLLPESEPVKLFYLSSLLGVTDSTVSNDLDKLEGWFKGHGLKLIRKPGLGVYVAGEERRIRQAIVAFIYDHVTEEELLELVQESLQEDESARHVSRAGAYLLDLVDKEIIHSLEIIIRKAEREMDRRLSDQAFIGVLVHLALAVQRLRKGERIALQPEYLEKLSKKQEFAVASRMGEAISGEFGLTVSEDEVGYIAMHLLGARSRYQEESMAGTVLDNFHLVRLSKSIMKAAEERSGEPLYRNGELLAGLVNHLGPSISRMELHMAIRNPLLSEMKEKFPELMELARYSVREVEKELELEFPEAEIAYIAMHLSAALMGTNLLEKLTARVIVACPTGMGTSRLLAGQLKKYYAESLVIVDQAAALQLAPGYFELHKADFIISTVPVPEVPLPVVTVNALLTEADRREIDEAVRLIGEKQVEKKAQHKKVQVDFQSALRVLSVYSGAILSLLDNFFFLDEQKAMTVQEAAAAIGKRVAEDHAQAKEIEKALLAREDQGSTAILGSHMIMLHCRSKAVESLRLGIVHLGEYFLYPAEPGEKIRTAIVLLAPESCSCYELETIGHLSSILLERWGLLEVLHEGDERHIHGELIRIFKEFYEEKSRELIDS; translated from the coding sequence ATGATAGCTATCAAAGAACGCACAGCATCTATCCTTTCCCTGCTGGCAGAGGCCAAGGCTTATCTGCCGGTGGGGGAAGTAGCCGACAGGCTCCGGGTCAGCGCCAAGACCGTGACCCGGGACCTGCCGGAGGCCGAAGAGTTCCTGGCATCTTTCAGCCGGAACCTTCGACTGGAAAAGAAAAAGGGAGCAGGTCTCAGGCTCGAGGGAAGTCCCGAAGCACTTGAGGAGCTCCTGGCAAAACTTGGGAAGGTGAAAAATCACAACTACACCCCGGAGGAGAGGCTTGCCATCATCGTCAGCCGCCTCCTGCCGGAAAGTGAGCCTGTGAAACTCTTCTATCTTTCCTCCCTGCTGGGCGTGACGGACAGCACCGTCAGCAACGACCTTGATAAGCTTGAGGGCTGGTTTAAGGGACACGGCCTGAAGCTCATCAGGAAGCCCGGGCTGGGCGTCTACGTGGCAGGGGAAGAGAGAAGGATTCGCCAGGCTATCGTAGCTTTCATCTACGATCACGTCACAGAAGAAGAACTCTTGGAATTAGTACAGGAGAGCCTGCAGGAGGACGAAAGCGCACGGCATGTCAGCCGGGCGGGAGCCTACCTGCTGGACCTGGTAGATAAGGAAATAATTCATTCGTTAGAAATAATCATCAGAAAAGCTGAAAGAGAGATGGACCGGCGCCTGTCGGACCAGGCTTTCATCGGCGTGCTGGTACACCTGGCCCTGGCTGTGCAGCGCCTCCGCAAGGGGGAGCGCATCGCCCTGCAGCCGGAGTATCTGGAAAAACTTAGCAAGAAGCAGGAATTTGCTGTGGCTTCCCGCATGGGAGAGGCCATCAGCGGGGAGTTCGGCCTCACCGTCAGCGAAGATGAAGTTGGCTATATTGCCATGCATCTCTTAGGCGCCCGCAGCCGCTATCAGGAAGAAAGCATGGCGGGCACGGTGCTGGACAACTTCCATCTGGTACGTCTTTCAAAGTCAATCATGAAGGCTGCAGAGGAAAGGAGCGGGGAACCGCTCTACCGCAATGGCGAACTGCTGGCAGGGCTGGTTAATCATCTGGGCCCTTCCATCAGCCGCATGGAGCTGCATATGGCCATCAGGAATCCCTTGCTTTCGGAAATGAAGGAAAAGTTCCCTGAGCTTATGGAGCTGGCCAGATACAGTGTCCGGGAAGTGGAAAAGGAACTGGAACTGGAATTTCCCGAAGCGGAGATTGCCTACATCGCCATGCATCTTTCTGCCGCCCTTATGGGCACCAATCTTTTGGAAAAACTCACCGCGAGAGTCATCGTGGCCTGCCCCACGGGGATGGGCACCAGCCGCCTGCTGGCGGGCCAGCTGAAGAAGTATTATGCCGAAAGCCTGGTTATCGTGGACCAGGCAGCTGCCTTGCAGCTGGCGCCCGGCTATTTCGAGCTGCACAAGGCAGACTTCATTATCTCCACCGTGCCGGTGCCTGAGGTGCCGCTGCCAGTGGTGACAGTGAATGCCCTGCTGACAGAGGCTGACCGCCGGGAGATTGACGAGGCTGTGCGCCTTATCGGCGAGAAGCAGGTGGAGAAGAAGGCTCAGCACAAGAAGGTGCAGGTGGATTTCCAGTCTGCCCTGCGGGTGCTCTCCGTTTATAGCGGTGCCATCCTGAGCCTGCTGGACAATTTCTTTTTCCTGGATGAGCAGAAGGCTATGACCGTACAGGAAGCAGCCGCTGCCATCGGCAAGAGGGTCGCGGAAGACCATGCACAGGCAAAGGAAATAGAAAAGGCCCTGCTGGCCCGTGAGGATCAGGGCAGCACTGCCATCCTGGGCAGCCACATGATCATGCTTCATTGCAGGAGCAAGGCGGTGGAAAGCCTGCGGTTGGGCATCGTGCACCTGGGGGAGTATTTCCTCTATCCCGCAGAGCCGGGGGAGAAGATCCGCACCGCCATCGTGTTGCTGGCGCCGGAGTCCTGCTCCTGCTATGAGCTGGAGACCATCGGCCATCTTTCCTCCATCCTGCTGGAAAGATGGGGACTGCTGGAAGTGCTCCACGAGGGAGACGAAAGGCATATCCACGGGGAGCTTATCCGTATCTTCAAGGAATTCTATGAGGAAAAGAGTCGAGAATTGATAGATAGTTAG